A genomic segment from Candidatus Leptovillus gracilis encodes:
- a CDS encoding ribonuclease HI has protein sequence MTMTAVSLFVDGSCRGNPGPGGYCAIMQAGSQEKVLVDGADETTNNRMELTAVLAGLEALKRPCAVTVFTDSQYAANILKDCTERSRSGSKAKANLDLVQRVRIAAARHAVTAQWVAGHSGHDLNERCDRLAYAEATRRLKGASAMLSTGASAACTAGVQEV, from the coding sequence ATGACGATGACAGCAGTTTCTTTATTCGTAGACGGCAGCTGCCGCGGTAATCCTGGGCCAGGCGGTTACTGCGCGATTATGCAGGCTGGCAGCCAGGAAAAGGTGCTGGTGGACGGGGCCGACGAAACCACCAACAACCGCATGGAACTAACGGCCGTATTAGCTGGTTTGGAAGCCCTCAAACGGCCGTGCGCCGTCACCGTGTTCACCGATAGCCAGTACGCAGCCAACATTCTAAAAGACTGCACTGAGCGCAGCCGGAGTGGCAGCAAAGCTAAAGCCAACCTGGACCTGGTGCAGCGGGTGCGGATAGCGGCAGCCCGACACGCGGTCACGGCGCAGTGGGTTGCCGGACACAGCGGGCATGACCTCAACGAGCGGTGCGACCGGTTGGCCTATGCCGAAGCGACGCGGCGGCTGAAAGGCGCTTCGGCGATGCTTAGCACAGGCGCTTCGGCGGCGTGTACAGCCGGCGTGCAGGAGGTGTAA
- a CDS encoding aspartate/glutamate racemase family protein produces the protein MRILFINPNTSASFTAKIQTIAEQHALPTTEVVALNPTAGPRSIECIYDELLSAAGTLEVAITHLDDFDALVIACYSDHPTIYALREITDKPVMGIAEASMLTACMLGHKFSVVTTNREWEPLLSDAVRHYGLAQRCASVRSTGMAVLTLETAVPEHTDALIIQAARMAVEQDGADVICLGCAGMAGLDKKVTAVLHVPVVDGVVSALKLLEGVAAAGLRTSKRLAYAQPQYKQLDNLPEVFARPYQKTTVR, from the coding sequence ATGCGAATTCTATTCATCAACCCCAACACATCGGCCAGCTTCACAGCCAAAATTCAGACCATCGCCGAACAACATGCCTTGCCTACCACCGAAGTGGTTGCCCTGAATCCGACGGCCGGTCCACGCTCCATCGAGTGCATCTACGACGAACTGCTCAGCGCTGCCGGTACACTGGAAGTAGCTATTACACATCTGGATGATTTCGACGCACTGGTAATCGCTTGCTACAGTGACCACCCGACCATTTATGCACTACGGGAAATCACCGACAAGCCGGTGATGGGCATCGCCGAAGCGTCTATGCTAACGGCGTGTATGCTGGGTCACAAGTTCAGTGTAGTGACGACCAACCGGGAGTGGGAACCACTATTAAGCGATGCGGTGCGCCATTACGGGCTGGCGCAGCGGTGCGCGTCGGTGCGTTCGACGGGCATGGCGGTGCTGACATTAGAAACGGCCGTGCCCGAACACACCGACGCGCTCATCATTCAGGCTGCGCGCATGGCCGTTGAACAAGACGGCGCCGACGTGATTTGCCTGGGCTGCGCCGGCATGGCCGGACTGGACAAAAAAGTTACTGCCGTCTTGCACGTCCCGGTCGTAGATGGCGTGGTCAGCGCCCTGAAGTTGTTGGAAGGAGTGGCGGCTGCCGGTTTACGCACCAGTAAACGGTTGGCCTATGCCCAACCCCAGTACAAACAGTTGGATAATCTGCCGGAGGTTTTTGCACGGCCGTATCAAAAAACAACAGTAAGGTAA
- a CDS encoding ABC transporter ATP-binding protein: MSILTVENITKRFGGLVAVHNLSLNVENGEILGMIGPNGAGKTTAFNMISGYYRPDEGRVVFDGHDVTGRRPDQICKLGLARTFQVVKPFPQLSVLDNVIVGAYNRTNDKQEARQRAQDVIKFLDMTDMAGQLAGSLSVVGRKRLEIAKALATEPKMILLDEAMAGLRPVETDMMIELVRQISQQNIALLLVEHVMRVIMSLADRIVVIHHGEMIAQGEPQQVVRDKAVIDAYLGEEVVDVTG, translated from the coding sequence ATGAGTATTCTCACAGTTGAAAATATCACCAAACGATTTGGCGGGTTGGTAGCCGTGCATAATCTGAGCCTGAACGTGGAAAATGGCGAGATTCTGGGCATGATTGGCCCCAACGGCGCGGGCAAAACCACCGCCTTTAATATGATCTCTGGCTATTACCGGCCGGATGAAGGCCGGGTTGTATTTGATGGGCACGACGTCACCGGTCGCCGGCCGGATCAAATCTGCAAATTGGGATTGGCGCGCACGTTCCAGGTGGTCAAGCCCTTCCCGCAGCTCAGCGTGCTAGATAACGTCATTGTAGGAGCCTACAATCGGACCAACGACAAACAAGAAGCCCGCCAACGGGCGCAAGACGTGATCAAGTTCCTGGACATGACGGATATGGCTGGACAATTGGCGGGCAGCCTCTCTGTCGTTGGTCGTAAACGGCTGGAAATCGCCAAAGCGCTGGCGACCGAACCCAAGATGATCCTGCTGGACGAGGCCATGGCCGGGCTGCGGCCGGTTGAAACCGACATGATGATCGAGTTGGTGCGTCAGATTAGCCAACAAAATATTGCCTTGCTGCTAGTGGAGCACGTGATGCGCGTCATTATGTCTCTGGCGGATCGTATCGTCGTCATCCATCATGGCGAGATGATTGCGCAGGGTGAGCCGCAGCAAGTTGTGCGCGACAAAGCGGTGATTGACGCTTACCTGGGCGAGGAGGTCGTGGATGTTACGGGTTAA
- a CDS encoding ABC transporter ATP-binding protein, with the protein MLRVKNIDVAYGDVQVLYDVSLDIAQGELVAVIGANGAGKTTLLRAISGVLKPRKGSIHFQDKTISEQAPNKTVGAGVVQVPEGRLLFPDMSVLENLKMGAFLTKSKETIAQRLESVYVMFPRLKERQKQSAGTLSGGEQQMLAIGRGLMAGPTLLMMDEPSLGLSPKLVQQVFALTQQINKELGVTVLLVEQNVRLSCEISNRAFVLENGRIALEGPGAEMLANDHVRRAYLGL; encoded by the coding sequence ATGTTACGGGTTAAAAACATTGACGTGGCATATGGCGACGTTCAGGTTTTGTATGACGTTTCTCTGGACATTGCACAAGGCGAACTGGTCGCGGTGATTGGCGCAAATGGCGCAGGTAAGACGACCTTGCTGCGGGCAATTTCCGGCGTCTTGAAGCCGCGGAAAGGCTCTATCCATTTTCAGGACAAGACCATCAGTGAACAAGCGCCCAATAAAACGGTCGGCGCTGGCGTCGTACAGGTTCCCGAAGGGCGATTGCTCTTTCCTGATATGTCGGTGCTTGAAAACTTAAAGATGGGCGCTTTCCTTACCAAAAGCAAGGAGACCATCGCCCAGCGGTTGGAGTCGGTGTATGTGATGTTTCCACGGTTAAAAGAGCGCCAGAAGCAGTCGGCTGGTACACTGTCTGGCGGGGAACAGCAAATGTTGGCGATAGGCCGGGGGCTGATGGCCGGGCCGACGCTGCTGATGATGGACGAACCGTCGTTGGGTCTTTCGCCGAAGCTGGTGCAGCAGGTGTTTGCCCTGACGCAGCAAATCAACAAAGAGCTGGGCGTGACGGTGCTGCTGGTGGAGCAGAACGTGCGTCTGTCGTGCGAGATTTCTAACCGGGCGTTTGTGCTGGAAAACGGCCGTATCGCCCTGGAAGGTCCCGGCGCAGAAATGCTGGCCAACGACCACGTGCGCCGCGCCTACCTGGGCTTGTAA
- a CDS encoding ABC transporter permease, whose product MSMTYKEARITTHSLRSQKLATFLRNNGPVLLIYGFIILLAGTASIYSDRFLTASNLLNILRQSIVLGLLAIGQSLVLLTGGMDISTEMVARLVGLVVATIFAANAGNPALIVPLVILGVLMGAVLGGLNGLLITRTHAVPFIITFGIAFILRGINLAISTTPIRGIPDAYLAVYDAKIGIVPVNVIVMGLVWYCVWLFTTRSRLGRNIYAVGGSERIARLSAIRVNRTVMMAYVLSSVFAALAGLFLLSRTGVGDPSAAEGMTFQSIVAAAVGGISLYGGRGSVLGTLGGVLLLTLLSNFFNLMQVNIFYQQLLLGAIVLVAVAAYKTKSLGSS is encoded by the coding sequence ATGAGCATGACCTATAAAGAAGCCCGCATCACTACTCACAGCTTGCGTTCACAAAAATTGGCGACATTTTTGCGCAATAATGGCCCGGTACTGTTGATTTATGGCTTCATTATCCTCCTGGCCGGAACCGCATCCATCTATTCTGATAGATTCCTGACGGCTTCTAATCTCCTCAATATCCTGCGCCAATCCATCGTCTTGGGGCTGCTGGCGATTGGGCAAAGCCTGGTGTTGTTGACCGGCGGTATGGACATCTCCACTGAAATGGTCGCCCGGTTGGTGGGACTGGTAGTGGCGACGATTTTTGCTGCCAACGCCGGTAATCCGGCCCTGATAGTGCCGCTCGTCATCCTGGGAGTTCTGATGGGCGCCGTGCTGGGCGGATTGAATGGCCTATTAATTACCCGCACCCACGCTGTACCCTTCATCATCACCTTTGGTATCGCCTTCATCCTGCGTGGTATCAATTTAGCTATCTCCACTACGCCCATTCGTGGCATTCCCGATGCCTATCTGGCCGTTTATGATGCCAAGATCGGCATTGTGCCGGTGAACGTCATTGTGATGGGGTTAGTCTGGTATTGCGTCTGGTTGTTTACCACCCGCTCGCGCCTGGGCCGTAATATCTACGCGGTAGGCGGTTCGGAACGTATCGCCAGACTATCGGCTATTCGCGTGAACCGGACAGTGATGATGGCATATGTACTGAGTTCGGTTTTTGCGGCGCTGGCCGGATTGTTTTTGCTTTCGCGGACCGGCGTAGGCGACCCCAGCGCGGCCGAGGGTATGACATTTCAGTCCATTGTCGCCGCGGCTGTGGGCGGCATCAGCCTGTATGGCGGCCGAGGTTCCGTTCTGGGGACATTAGGCGGCGTGCTGCTGCTGACGCTACTGTCGAATTTCTTCAATTTGATGCAAGTCAACATTTTTTACCAACAACTGCTGTTGGGCGCGATTGTTCTAGTTGCCGTAGCGGCGTATAAGACAAAATCATTGGGATCGTCATGA
- a CDS encoding ABC transporter permease, with product MRGIDLAGQWAAPIVIVLVLIVAAVFAPAFFNPANLRSVSIQIAVLGVVAIGQTLVLLNRSIDMSVSAVLALGAVIVVQTEAGNSIGVSLLQALGVAALIGLANGFLVAKRHVPPFVATFGMLVFVQGARLAYTKGQASGTVPGLLRAISIEPLGPVPAALVVWLVINAIVIFTLRYTRIGRWVYAVGGNPGAARYAGINVDLVLIGAHVVCSVFAILGGLLLSGYIGYVDLRLGADYNMNSIAAAVVGGTTFSGGKGNLFGTAAGVALLVMLLNLVVVLGLSIHWQYAMQGAVLVLATALQGFRQFLLSR from the coding sequence GTGCGGGGCATAGACCTGGCGGGCCAATGGGCGGCGCCAATTGTGATTGTATTGGTGCTGATTGTCGCGGCCGTGTTTGCCCCTGCCTTTTTTAACCCAGCGAATCTGAGGTCGGTATCTATTCAGATCGCTGTCTTGGGTGTGGTAGCTATTGGTCAGACGTTGGTGTTATTGAATCGTTCGATTGATATGTCGGTGAGCGCGGTATTGGCGTTGGGCGCAGTCATTGTGGTGCAAACGGAGGCCGGTAATTCGATTGGTGTCTCGCTGCTGCAAGCGTTGGGCGTAGCGGCGTTGATTGGGCTGGCGAATGGCTTCCTGGTCGCCAAACGACACGTGCCGCCCTTTGTGGCGACGTTTGGCATGTTGGTGTTCGTGCAAGGGGCGCGTCTGGCGTATACCAAAGGGCAAGCCAGCGGCACTGTGCCGGGTTTGCTGCGGGCCATTAGCATTGAACCGTTAGGGCCTGTGCCGGCCGCACTGGTCGTCTGGCTAGTAATCAATGCGATTGTGATTTTTACGCTGCGGTATACGCGCATCGGCCGTTGGGTGTATGCGGTGGGCGGCAATCCAGGGGCAGCGCGATATGCCGGTATCAACGTAGATTTGGTTTTAATTGGCGCGCACGTAGTGTGCTCGGTGTTTGCCATCTTAGGCGGTTTGTTGTTAAGCGGTTATATTGGGTATGTAGATTTGCGTCTCGGCGCGGACTATAACATGAATTCGATTGCCGCGGCCGTTGTCGGCGGTACGACGTTTTCCGGGGGAAAGGGTAATTTATTTGGCACGGCGGCTGGCGTGGCCTTGCTGGTGATGTTGTTGAATCTGGTGGTTGTCTTAGGTCTGTCCATTCATTGGCAATATGCAATGCAGGGTGCAGTATTGGTGCTGGCGACGGCCTTGCAGGGCTTCCGCCAATTCCTCTTGAGTCGTTGA
- a CDS encoding DUF4326 domain-containing protein: MCQVINFKQYGSVTALNQAFGDRWVYIGRGNTADGLAHSPLGNPFKVKDYGGQRGATLEDYRHWLWGRMQAGDEAVLGALRAIDADMALVCWCKPEPCHGDVVKVAARWLRAQSPAALPRVAFVSGHRDLTEAEFTRHYHPRLDKAIAAGHVFVVGDAPGADAQTQAYLSGAISPERVTVYHAGRRPRYCADGFVARGGYANQSAKDAAMTAVSGDDIAWVRPGRERSGTAGNLARRLLVR; the protein is encoded by the coding sequence ATGTGCCAGGTTATCAACTTCAAGCAGTATGGCTCAGTGACGGCGTTGAACCAGGCGTTTGGCGACCGTTGGGTCTACATCGGCCGAGGCAACACCGCTGATGGGCTGGCGCACTCCCCCCTGGGCAACCCATTCAAGGTCAAGGACTACGGCGGGCAGCGAGGGGCGACGCTGGAGGATTACCGGCATTGGCTGTGGGGGCGGATGCAGGCGGGCGACGAAGCGGTTTTGGGCGCGCTGCGAGCGATTGACGCTGACATGGCGCTGGTCTGTTGGTGCAAGCCGGAACCATGTCACGGGGATGTGGTCAAAGTGGCGGCGCGGTGGCTGCGGGCACAGTCACCGGCGGCGTTACCGCGGGTGGCTTTTGTCAGCGGGCATCGAGATTTAACCGAGGCCGAGTTCACCCGGCATTACCACCCGCGGCTGGATAAAGCGATAGCCGCCGGTCATGTGTTTGTCGTGGGCGACGCGCCAGGAGCAGACGCCCAGACCCAGGCATACCTGTCTGGCGCAATTTCGCCGGAGCGGGTAACTGTCTACCACGCCGGTCGCCGGCCGCGTTACTGCGCCGATGGGTTTGTCGCCCGTGGCGGTTATGCCAACCAGTCGGCCAAAGACGCGGCGATGACGGCCGTTTCGGGTGACGACATTGCCTGGGTGCGACCGGGCAGGGAAAGGTCAGGCACAGCCGGCAATCTGGCGCGGCGTTTGTTGGTGCGTTAG
- a CDS encoding branched-chain amino acid ABC transporter permease yields MSLEIFFQTIVNGLFTGAIYALVAIGLTLIYGVMIILNFAHGEFLMLGMYVAYGAFTLFGLDPYLSIPIAALLVFALGALIQAGLVQRVLDAHPLNQIILLLGVSTLIIGLVQFFLTAEPKVVRVPYETAVFTIKGLRFSIPRTIAFFSAMVSSLLLYLFLQKTRTGTAIRAVSQSRPAALLMGINVKYIYWLTFGLGAAVTAIGGVLLTPNYRMIPTVGQSFSVVAFVVVVLGTMGNFIGAFVGGLIIGIVEAFAGFYLGGDVKIIASMLVFILILLFKPTGLFGGKKGL; encoded by the coding sequence ATGAGCCTGGAGATATTTTTCCAAACCATCGTGAATGGTTTGTTTACCGGGGCAATTTATGCGTTGGTAGCTATCGGTCTGACGTTGATTTATGGCGTGATGATCATCCTCAATTTTGCACATGGCGAGTTCTTGATGTTGGGGATGTATGTGGCGTATGGCGCGTTTACCTTGTTTGGCCTGGATCCGTATCTGTCTATACCGATTGCTGCCTTGTTGGTCTTTGCGCTGGGCGCATTGATTCAGGCGGGACTGGTGCAGCGGGTGTTGGATGCGCATCCACTGAACCAGATTATTCTGCTGCTTGGCGTCTCGACGCTGATCATTGGCCTGGTGCAGTTCTTTTTAACGGCCGAACCGAAGGTGGTGCGTGTGCCGTATGAAACGGCCGTTTTCACCATCAAAGGCTTACGCTTCAGCATCCCGCGCACGATAGCCTTCTTTTCAGCCATGGTCAGCTCGCTGCTGCTCTATCTATTTTTGCAGAAAACGCGCACTGGCACAGCCATCCGCGCCGTGTCGCAGTCGCGTCCGGCGGCGTTGCTGATGGGTATCAACGTGAAATATATCTATTGGCTGACATTTGGGTTGGGAGCGGCCGTTACTGCCATCGGCGGCGTGCTGCTAACCCCCAACTACCGCATGATCCCCACCGTTGGTCAGAGCTTCTCCGTCGTCGCCTTTGTCGTCGTCGTATTAGGCACTATGGGCAACTTCATCGGCGCTTTTGTCGGCGGTCTCATCATTGGCATTGTCGAAGCCTTCGCCGGTTTCTATCTAGGCGGCGACGTCAAAATTATCGCCAGTATGCTCGTCTTCATCCTGATCTTGCTTTTCAAACCGACCGGTCTCTTTGGAGGCAAAAAAGGCTTATGA
- a CDS encoding branched-chain amino acid ABC transporter permease yields MTTTPISPHGSRLGLRRILLDWDKTQLLISFVILGLIALAPLFIKSPYYMGIVILTTLYIFTGISWNIVAGFAGQLLIAHIIFLAVGAYTTIVLYDTYGVSPWIGIWLSGVTAALLGLAVAFITMRYGLKMDYFALFTIALMVAMKTLFLKWDFVGGAVGMGLSLSDPGFSKMIFDSKTPYLYIALSLTLLGVIVQYLIYQSKMGKYFMAIREDEAAAAALGVNTSLYKTLALVIGAAMAGIGGGFYVMYVTFVEPPQVFDLGLNVEIIMAAPIIGGLGSLAGPVLGGILNKPLAEFIRGTLSAGRSGTTLIVYGAFLIVAILFMPRGVTGVFHSLYLRLRQRFVDGRNP; encoded by the coding sequence ATGACCACCACGCCCATTTCCCCTCACGGCAGCCGCCTGGGACTGCGCCGCATCTTACTCGATTGGGATAAAACCCAATTGTTGATCAGTTTTGTTATTCTGGGCTTGATAGCCCTTGCCCCGCTCTTCATCAAGTCCCCCTACTACATGGGCATCGTCATCCTGACCACGCTGTACATCTTCACCGGCATCTCCTGGAATATCGTCGCTGGTTTTGCCGGGCAATTGCTCATCGCCCACATCATCTTTCTGGCGGTGGGCGCATACACAACCATCGTGTTGTACGACACGTATGGCGTCTCGCCCTGGATTGGTATCTGGCTCAGCGGCGTCACGGCCGCATTGTTGGGACTGGCTGTGGCCTTCATCACCATGCGCTACGGATTAAAAATGGACTATTTCGCCCTGTTCACCATTGCCTTAATGGTGGCGATGAAGACCTTGTTCCTCAAGTGGGACTTTGTTGGCGGCGCGGTGGGCATGGGGCTGTCGCTGAGCGACCCCGGCTTTAGCAAGATGATCTTTGACTCCAAAACGCCTTACCTTTACATTGCCTTGAGTCTGACCCTCCTGGGCGTCATCGTTCAGTACCTCATTTACCAGTCCAAGATGGGCAAATACTTCATGGCGATTCGGGAGGACGAAGCGGCCGCCGCCGCGTTGGGCGTCAATACTTCGCTTTACAAGACGCTGGCGCTGGTCATCGGCGCGGCGATGGCCGGGATTGGCGGTGGTTTTTACGTGATGTATGTCACTTTTGTGGAGCCACCGCAGGTATTTGATCTGGGGCTGAATGTGGAAATCATCATGGCCGCGCCGATTATCGGCGGATTGGGCAGTCTTGCCGGGCCGGTGCTGGGCGGTATCCTCAACAAGCCGCTGGCCGAGTTTATTCGCGGTACGCTGTCGGCCGGACGCAGCGGCACAACGCTCATCGTCTACGGCGCATTTCTGATAGTCGCTATTTTGTTCATGCCCCGCGGCGTGACTGGCGTGTTTCACAGCCTGTATTTGCGCTTACGGCAGCGGTTTGTAGACGGCCGTAATCCGTAA